The following are encoded in a window of Fusarium falciforme chromosome 11, complete sequence genomic DNA:
- a CDS encoding G-PROTEIN-RECEP-F1-2 domain-containing protein, with product MAWGDLPVESRTLEPLGSDLRNGLTAITVLAFISFFASSGLFFYLVYKLATWHFFIRNQPAGHIQQQTGAIQRALDFTLGIDGIFTDNNANNGENQGAGKADGEERRKRPNQFLILIINLLLADMHQGVAFFLNVEWLRRDGIVVGTATCYTQGLFVSLGDLASSMFITAIAVHTYLAVVSRRRTPQLALYLAIIAIWIFVYVISFAPIAATSNGAEYGGFFVRAGSWCWMNRRYENLRLLTHYLFIFLALGTTSILYTIIFLNIRRQARSGSSNEDEDNAQLQLSRNPAFLIYPVIYVLCTLPLAAGRIATMAGANVPNGYFCFAGAMIASNGSFDCLLFGTTRNVIIFASKYEVDSKDIGLGTFAFLKTPMNRRFGNTISIQGGHQHGQENDNAGGWWTWSGRSSGHEPRSRKGLARTISQESLRGPAIQMDMVTSVVVEVDDGAERDPRYPDPSSSSNPSLNSTEKDFTKVMLLVSHEYVPIPGHWAILVSPDVTKEGTLFNTLGNYFRGFYVDVKKNICPSPGESVSSFILGSVDELKLARMEEIANSTPEPAPDCQTWA from the exons ATGGCTTGGGGTGATCTCCCCGTCGAGAGCCGCACTCTAGAGCCCCTCGGATCCGATCTACGCAACGGCTTGACCGCCATCACCGTCCTCGCCTTCATTTCCTTTTTTGCTTCTAGCGGGCTTTTCTTCTACCTCGTGTATAAGCTTGCGACATGGCATTTCTTCATTAGGAATCAGCCAGCCGGCCACATCCAGCAGCAGACCGGCGCAATACAGAGAGCCCTCGACTTTACGCTTGGCATCGACGGAATTTTCACCGACAACAACGCCAACAATGGAGAGAACCAGGGGGCTGGAAAGGCAGATGGTGAAGAACGGCGGAAGCGACCCAATCAGTTCCttatcctcatcatcaatctGCTTCTGGCCGATATGCATCAGGGAGTAGCCTTCTTCCTCAATGTCGAATGGCTACGGAGAgatggcatcgtcgtcggcacTGCAACCTGCTACACCCAAGGACTATTTGTATCGTTGGGTGACTTAGCATCGAGCATGTTCATCACTGCCATCGCTGTGCACACCTACCTGGCAGTGGTTTCGCGTCGCCGCACGCCTCAGCTGGCACTGTAcctggccatcatcgccatctggATATTCGTCTATGTCATATCCTTTGCACCTATCGCTGCGACTAGTAACGGAGCCGAGTATGGTGGATTCTTTGTCCGCGCCGGCAGCTGG TGCTGGATGAACCGGCGATATGAGAACCTGCGACTACTAACACACTACCTCTTCATCTTTCTCGCCCTTGGCACAACCTCGATCCTTTacaccatcatcttcctcaaCATTCGCCGCCAAGCTCGTTCTGGGTCTTCcaacgaggatgaagacaaCGCTCAGCTCCAGCTTAGCCGCAACCCTGCCTTCCTCATCTATCCCGTCATCTACGTTCTCTGCACCCTTCCTCTAGCTGCGGGCCGTATCGCAACGATGGCCGGTGCTAACGTGCCCAACGGCTACTTTTGCTTCGCGGGTGCAATGATTGCCTCGAACGGATCTTTCGACTGCCTCCTCTTCGGCACGACCCGAAACGTCATCATTTTTGCATCCAAATACGAAGTCGACTCAAAGGACATTGGCTTGGGAACCTTTGCATTCCTAAAGACACCTATGAACCGCCGTTTCGGCAATACCATCTCAATCCAAGGTGGTCATCAACACGGTCAAGAAAACGACAATGCAGGAGGTTGGTGGACATGGTCAGGACGATCAAGCGGCCATGAACCACGAAGTCGGAAGGGCTTGGCACGGACTATCAGCCAAGAGTCACTTCGAGGACCTGCCATTCAGATGGACATGGTTACGTCTGTGGTTGTTGAAGTCGACGATGGCGCAGAAAGGGATCCTAGATATCCTGATCCTTCGTCGAGCTCCAATCCGTCGCTGAATAGCACGGAGAAGGATTTTACAAAG GTAATGTTGCTCGTCTCTCACGAGTACGTGCCCATCCCCGGCCACTGGGCAATCCTCGTATCCCCAGACGTAACAAAAGAAGGAACGCTATTCAACACCCTGGGAAATTACTTTCGCGGATTTTACGTCGATGTCAAGAAGAATATTTGCCCCAGTCCCGGTGAGAGCGTCAGCTCGTTTATCTTGGGCTCTGTCGATGAGCTAAAGCTTGCGCGTATGGAGGAGATCGCCAACTCGACCCCCGAACCTGCTCCTGATTGTCAAACTTGGGCATAG
- a CDS encoding DJ-1 protein-PfpI domain-containing protein: MAPLHIGALLYDYQAIDVIGPIDILNSCTKRYMKALQPLSGVTDETISRAPEFIFHHIGVDKEPILLLSSDLTIVPSATVDDCPELDILLLGGPDPVNFKLHPKHADFLRKHVAAGKLLFTNCTGAAVVASTGVLDGKNATINNLAFNLMKQTYPNVNWVNDKKWVVDGNIWTGGGAIAGMDMFSYWIKENYGSDVLTHGGSMLDFEPRDIKGVQNVLPKRYDESGNQLFTHAFP, from the coding sequence ATGGCTCCCCTCCACATCGGCGCTCTCCTCTACGACTACCAGGCCATCGATGTCATTGGCCCAATCGACATCCTCAACTCCTGCACCAAGCGGTACATGAAAGCGCTCCAGCCCTTGAGTGGAGTAACGGATGAAACGATTTCCCGTGCCCCCGAATTCATCTTCCACCATATCGGCGTCGATAAAGAGCCCATCCTGCTGCTCTCGAGCGACCTCACCATTGTGCCCTCCGCGACTGTGGATGACTGCCCCGAGCTCGACATCCTCTTGCTTGGAGGTCCTGACCCTGTCAACTTCAAGCTGCACCCTAAGCATGCCGACTTTCTTCGAAAGCACGTTGCTGCTGGAAAGCTGCTCTTCACCAACTGCACCGGCGCAGCAGTTGTGGCGTCAACAGGTGTCTTGGACGGAAAGAAtgccaccatcaacaacttGGCGTTCAATCTGATGAAGCAAACGTATCCCAACGTCAATTGGGTCAACGACAAGAAGTGGGTTGTTGACGGAAACATCTGGACTGGCGGTGGTGCTATAGCTGGCATGGACATGTTTTCTTACTGGATCAAGGAGAATTACGGATCGGATGTGCTCACTCATGGAGGCTCTATGCTGGACTTTGAGCCAAGGGACATCAAGGGTGTTCAAAACGTTCTTCCCAAGAGATATGATGAGAGTGGAAACCAGCTCTTCACTCATGCGTTTCCTTAG
- a CDS encoding Serine protease, whose protein sequence is MSLSGGTDRAATWKLSDPGTSQPVESAVLPDDGSQGEESVFDPDKRILVDRADFQDGGKYRCSSCLVPAIVKIQSRFENPNTGHSIWKIGTGLLVRPDLIVTGGDVVYSTSLDLGACTQMKCYIGYNGRDSVKSPGVQSRYGVNVATMAKWVETNQNRSRDVAFIQINRPFEGNLGTFKFEATPLSGENVKLGVVGYPGDKSFDDERGGQMYAEFPSTSYDLSKSPRNLIEYQVSTFGGQNGAPILRTDGGQVVSIGTHCYGDSEHCNSGTSIGNKYGNNYDNYIGLFNDPSAFGNQVNFVQVPPQ, encoded by the exons ATGTCTCTCTCTGGTGGTACTGACCGGGCCGCAACCTGGAAGCTGTCGGATCCTGGAACCTCTCAACCCGTCGAGTCGGCTGTGTTGCCTGACGATGGCAGTCAGGGTGAAGAGTCCGTTTTTGACCCGGATAAGCGGATTCTAGTCGATCGCGCCGATTTCCAGGATGGTGGAAAGTACCGCTGTAG CTCTTGCTTGGTTCCAGCCATTGTCAAGATCCAGAGTAGGTTCGAGAACCCAAACACGGGCCACTCTATCTGGAAAATAGGGACCGGCTTGCTCGTCCGCCCCGACCTCATCGTCACGGGCGGCGATGTCGTCTACTCCACGAGCCTCGACCTCGGTGCGTGCACGCAAATGAAGTGCTACATCGGCTACAACGGACGTGATTCAGTCAAGTCTCCTGGTGTTCAGAGCCGATATGGTGTCAACGTCGCCACGATGGCCAAGTGGGTTGAGACGAACCAGAACCGCTCGCGCGACGTGGCATTTATACAGATAAATCGCCCGTTCGAGGGCAACCTCGGCACTTTCAAGTTTGAGGCCACACCCTTGTCAGGTGAAAACGTCAAACTCGGAGTTGTCGGATATCCCGGCGACAAGTCCTTCGATGATGAGCGCGGCGGGCAGATGTATGCCGAGTTCCCCAGCACCAGCTACGACCTCAGCAAGAGTCCTCGTAACTTGATCGAGTACCAAGTCTCTACATTCGGGG GGCAAAATGGTGCTCCTATTTTACGAACGGATGGTGGACAGGTTGTTTCTATTGGCACCCACTGCTACGGCGATAGTGAGCACTGCAACTCGGGCACCTCGATTGGCAACAAGTACGGAAATAACTATGACAACTACATTGGCCTTTTTAATGATCCATCAGCCTTTGGAAATCAAGTCAACTTCGTCCAGGTGCCGCCTCAGTGA